A window from Triticum aestivum cultivar Chinese Spring chromosome 6D, IWGSC CS RefSeq v2.1, whole genome shotgun sequence encodes these proteins:
- the LOC123142100 gene encoding putative F-box/LRR-repeat protein At1g56400, with protein sequence MPAAMPMLRRVRSRTGTTAGVDGEDRLSALPDDLIRLIVRRLDTRTALSTAVLARRWAHIPRDLPELDFRVSDVLPPEYDRTVALRRRNMPHDTFLAEMLDRLMARCEIDTITAFIDGITGFLEAGGGPADGDARRRAKTLRLEFFQAHDGGCVVDRLIAAAVGAWGVEDLEVVARQASCHVLQGPHTMDFGIGRWSGRASMFLEQ encoded by the coding sequence ATGCCTGCTGCCATGCCAATGTTGCGTCGCGTGCGGTCACGCACGGGCACAACGGCCGGCGTCGACGGCGAGGACCGCCTCAGCGCACTACCCGACGATCTCATCCGCCTCATAGTACGCAGGCTGGACACCCGCACCGCGCTGTCCACCGCCGTCCTGGCCAGGCGTTGGGCGCACATCCCCCGCGATCTGCCGGAGCTCGACTTCAGGGTCAGCGATGTGCTCCCGCCCGAGTACGACCGGACCGTCGCCCTCCGCCGGCGCAACATGCCGCATGACACGTTTCTGGCCGAGATGCTGGACCGTCTCATGGCACGCTGCGAAATCGACACGATCACGGCGTTCATCGACGGCATCACCGGATTCTTGGAAGCGGGCGGTGGCCCTGCTGACGGCGACGCACGTCGGCGCGCCAAGACCCTGCGTCTGGAGTTCTTCCAGGCACACGATGGCGGCTGCGTCGTCGACCGCCTGATTGCCGCCGCGGTAGGCGCATGGGGAGTGGAGGATCTGGAGGTCGTTGCCAGGCAAGCTTCCTGCCATGTCCTTCAAGGGCCGCATACAATGGACTTTGGGATTGGGAGATGGTCAGGCAGAGCAAGCATGTTCTTGGAGCAATGA